From Plasmodium chabaudi chabaudi strain AS genome assembly, chromosome: 12, the proteins below share one genomic window:
- a CDS encoding IMP1-like protein, putative (term=annotation;date=20161128;qualifier=removed_product=conserved Plasmodium protein, unknown function;qualifier=added_product=imp1-like protein, putative;qualifier=added_literature=pmid:27888074;qualifier=added_gene_name=imp4;curatorName=ucb@sanger.ac.uk), which produces MAKNVKTAERKGGKEEKKNTANKKRSESKDQAHNKLKNNAKENEKKGKEKNGKNKSLYVENQSTQKDTKLQARLERDPKKNAEKNAEKKVDKKTEKRYSHDIGNHGKNKNVQFRSSGMEKEKGNLLCCFCCGGKEEELGEVRVNDDELKLLDMKKRLLEEEEEKKRLKMLEEEKEKQRLKMLEDEEEEKRRLKMLEDEEEEKRRLKMLEEENEKRQIEELEDEEDDGGVSQKNKGTVLINKDMKAKLFIKKKAKLNFLGAAAAPNPPEEKNCTGPPPEVRKTTVKVKEGIYLIYSNVNYGQLEIHYSKIGIQGPGVLAYISSDVIPDFYFDQKHSKQIMFKNISTKMTSAYFNDLKPYYECYIEFIKLKKKFNGTLYFLPAFEAQPPPHLDIIFFNTREKKLNYAPIEKPVEISGDILFVIQKGLKIFTEEVEVEKLCNYVKCYGALLNLS; this is translated from the exons atggcaaaaaatgtaaagaCAGCAGAAAGGAAGGGTGGTaaggaagaaaaaaaaaatacagcaaataaaaaaagaagtgAATCGAAAGATCAGGCTCacaataaattaaaaaataatgctaaagaaaatgaaaaaaaagggaaggaaaaaaatggtAAAAATAAGTCCCTATATGTAGAAAATCAATCGACTCAAAAGGATACCAAATTGCAGGCACGCTTAGAAAGGGAccccaaaaaaaatgcagaaaaaaatgcagAAAAAAAGGTGGACAAAAAGACGGAAAAAAGATACTCCCACGATATAGGAAACCATGGgaagaataaaaatgtgcaGTTTAGATCCTCTGGAatggaaaaagaaaaagggAATTTGTTATGCTGTTTTTGTTGTGGAGGTAAAGAGGAAGAGTTAGGTGAAGTACGAGTTAATGATgatgaattaaaattgttggATATGAAAAAACGATTGCTGGAGGAGgaggaagaaaaaaaacggtTAAAGATGTTAGaggaagaaaaagaaaaacagcgattaaaaatgttagaggacgaagaagaagaaaaaaggaGGCTAAAAATGCTAGAGGacgaagaagaagaaaaaaggaGGCTAAAAATGCTAGaggaagaaaatgaaaaaagacAGATAGAAGAATTGGAAGACGAAGAAGATGATGGAGGAGTATCCCAGAAAAATAAGGGAACTgtgttaataaataaagatatgAAAGCAaagttatttattaaaaaaaaagccaaattaaattttcttgGAGCAGCAGCTGCACCTAATCCTccagaagaaaaaaattgtactGGGCCACCACCAGAAGTAAGAAAAACAACAGTAAAAGTAAAAGaaggtatatatttaatttatagtAATGTAAATTATGGACAATTAGAAATACATTATTCTAAAATTGGAATTCAAGGACCTGGAGTATtagcatatatatcatcCGATGTTATTCccgatttttattttgatcaaAAACATTCTAAACAAATTAtgttcaaaaatatttcaaccAAAATGACAAGTGCTTATTTTAATGATTTAAAGCCTTATTATGAATGCTATAtagaatttataaaattaaaaaaaaaatttaatggaACGTTGTACTTTCTACCCGCTTTTGAGGCTCAACCTCCTCCACACCTggacattattttttttaacaccCGCGAAAAAAAG cTAAACTACGCCCCCATAGAGAAGCCAGTCGAAATATCCGGAGATATTCTTTTTGTCATACAGAAGggattgaaaatatttacagaGGAAGTAGAAGTTGAGAAGCTGTGTAACTATGTGAAATGTTATGGAgctttattaaatttgtcttaa
- a CDS encoding conserved protein, unknown function (term=annotation;date=20180518;qualifier=removed_product=conserved Plasmodium protein, unknown function;qualifier=added_product=conserved protein, unknown function;curatorName=ucb@sanger.ac.uk) codes for MKIYYFIFFLIMLGNTNSVKLRNSRHNANNGTPFRPTTQIYKNEKKSRPPKISKFNSVNRKNIETGNVIKNDKCKRRGRIKKILFLAPNKALNNDKKKFVKMILAPKGSIHEKKTKYILEDPIKTYPWEISIPFHETITKELSPYYNFLKGEWAYLDHRRDVRKPCGKIEGGLENYDGKGLKLKKGKDRQRYKKIPYYLDHGVSWRNYNFDELIQFDFETDGNQDQTFLETEEDLEYRQWGNWNYVNAKETTQLNTIWRDPVLSKDLSNLIYPWNHKIVENHIIPHGYPSPTCSIPEPRIEWELAARGFFGGYYDDPNWNRIKFYKIMKRLIIEWHEINKHTDKTKDQIRRIDEIKTELFGISSKKKYSSKQIKLINDHAYLRAKEILLDHIINPNNDSDYISYYLDRHEPIDYIGGGNYNCSSDEIQNKTVVLNMCVYPVKQQHESYSYNMSIPEMAEMYHYFMTEIRNEGRSHQIAEDPNDDRYQSYELQNERKKFPALIALYKPLWSNKKYGEEFGDALTPSQKLSSLNFSKFNAKLTLKKKNPNLDNQDPDKFNYVDDYKHVDDTYV; via the coding sequence atgaaaatatactattttattttttttctaattatGTTGGGTAATACAAATTCAGTCAAGTTAAGGAACTCACGCCATAATGCCAACAATGGGACCCCTTTTCGACCCACAACccaaatttacaaaaatgaaaaaaaaagtagaCCCCCCAAAATAAGCAAATTCAATTCTGTAAATCggaaaaatattgaaacagggaatgtaataaaaaatgataaatgcAAACGAAGAGggagaataaaaaaaatacttttcCTAGCCCCAAATAAAGCACtgaataatgataaaaagaAGTTTGTTAAAATGATTTTAGCACCTAAAGGATCCAttcatgaaaaaaaaacaaaatacaTTTTGGAAGATcctataaaaacatatccTTGGGAAATTAGTATCCCCTTTCATGAAACAATAACAAAAGAACTAAGtccatattataattttttaaaagggGAATGGGCATATTTAGATCATAGGAGAGATGTAAGAAAGCCTTGTGGTAAAATCGAGGGAGGAttagaaaattatgatgGTAAAGggttaaaattaaaaaaaggaaaagatAGACAAaggtataaaaaaattccaTATTATTTAGATCATGGTGTAAGTTGgagaaattataattttgatgaaCTTATACAATTTGATTTTGAAACAGATGGAAATCAAGATCAAACATTTTTAGAAACAGAAGAAGATTTAGAATATAGACAATGGGGTAATTGGAATTATGTTAATGCAAAAGAAACAACACAATTAAATACAATTTGGAGAGACCCTGTTTTATCTAAAgatttatcaaatttaatttatccaTGGAATCATAAGATCGTAGAAAATCATATTATTCCTCATGGATATCCATCTCCAACTTGTTCAATACCTGAACCAAGAATCGAATGGGAATTGGCAGCACGAGGGTTTTTTGGTGGCTATTATGATGATCCAAATTGGAATCGaatcaaattttataaaattatgaaacGACTTATTATTGAATGGCATGAAATTAATAAACATACtgataaaacaaaagaTCAAATACGAAGAattgatgaaataaaaacagaATTATTTGGAATTtcaagtaaaaaaaaatattcatcaaaacaaattaaattaattaatgatcatgcatatttaagagctaaagaaatattactTGATCATATAATTAACCCCAATAATGATTCAGATTATATTTCCTATTATTTGGATAGACATGAACCTATTGATTATATTGGAGGTGGTAATTATAATTGTAGTTCCGATGAAATCCAAAATAAAACTGTAGTACTTaatatgtgtgtatatCCAGTAAAGCAACAACATGAATCGTATTCTTATAATATGTCAATACCTGAAATGGCAGAAATGTATCACTATTTTATGACTGAAATTAGAAATGAAGGTCGATCACATCAAATAGCTGAAGATCCAAATGATGATAGATATCAATCATATGAATTACAAAacgaaagaaaaaaatttccTGCTCTTATTGCATTATATAAACCTTTATGgtcaaacaaaaaatatggcgAAGAATTTGGTGATGCTTTAACTCCTAGCCAAAAATTATCTTCccttaatttttcaaaatttaacGCTAAACTTActttgaaaaagaaaaacccCAATTTAGACAACCAGGACCCAGATAAATTCAACTACGTCGATGACTATAAGCATGTCGACGACACGTATGTGTAG
- a CDS encoding DNA/RNA-binding protein Alba 3, putative (term=annotation;date=20111019;qualifier=removed_product=DNA/RNA-binding protein Alba, putative;qualifier=added_product=dna/rna-binding protein alba 3, putative;qualifier=added_literature=pmid:22006844;curatorName=ucb@sanger.ac.uk;~;query 83-83;GPI_cleavage_site_score=0.124699995;~pfam_scan;Pfam:PF01918.17; E()=3.9E-7;score=29.7;query 14-77;description=Alba;~iprscan;InterPro:IPR002775 : Alba, DNA/RNA-binding protein;Pfam:PF01918; score=1.3E-7;query 14-82;description=DNA/RNA-binding protein Alba-like;~iprscan;InterPro:IPR036882 : Alba-like domain superfamily;Superfamily:SSF82704; score=6.93E-18;query 12-104;description=Alba-like domain superfamily), with translation MTSTEDISQERAENSIQVSMTKKPTFYARIGKRMFTGNEEKNPFDEVIITGLGSATKIAIGAASIMEKEDIGQIIRIQTAYFSSDRINRRIPKITIVLKKHPDFVAN, from the exons ATGACAAGCACTGAAGATATATCACAAGAAAGAGCTGAAAACTCTATCCAA gtTTCCATGACAAAGAAGCCAACCTTCTATGCCAGAATTGGAAAACGAATGTTCACAggaaatgaagaaaaaaatccaTTTGATGAAGTTATTATAACAGGTTTAGGCAGCGCCACAAAAATTGCAATTGGTGCCGCATCCATAATGGAAAAGGAAGATATTG gcCAAATCATTAGAATTCAAACAGCTTATTTCAGTTCAGATAGAATTAATAGGAGAATAccaaaaataacaattgtTCTTAAAAAACACCCAGACTTTGTTGCTAATTAA
- a CDS encoding CCR4-NOT transcription complex subunit 5, putative (term=annotation;date=20110408;qualifier=removed_product=conserved Plasmodium protein, unknown function;qualifier=added_product=not family protein, putative;curatorName=ucb@sanger.ac.uk;~term=annotation;date=20110506;qualifier=removed_product=NOT family protein, putative;qualifier=added_product=ccr4-not transcription complex subunit 5, putative;qualifier=added_gene_name=not5;qualifier=added_literature=pmid:17612404;curatorName=ucb@sanger.ac.uk;~term=annotation;date=20190203;qualifier=added_literature=PMID:30703164;qualifier=added_GO:0030014;curatorName=ucb@sanger.ac.uk;~pfam_scan;Pfam:PF04153.14; E()=8.6E-35;score=119.5;query 50-178;description=NOT2_3_5;~iprscan;InterPro:IPR007282 : NOT2/NOT3/NOT5;Pfam:PF04153; score=9.9E-35;query 50-178;description=NOT2/NOT3/NOT5): protein MDENKNEEDINHSIKANEEAKINNNSKLSKSTQMLLEKNSLKLQELIEGSYKNCIIKSDREQYRQYVPRMLWGNPCKYFPTTPLLEFQSPELFEKFNLDTLFFIFYYQPGTYQQHLASKELKKKSWKYHKKYTTWFFPYGNTIRISNDKSEKGTYFSFDYETTWSNQLKENFLFEHIYLENETSI from the exons ATGGacgaaaacaaaaatgaagaagataTAAATCATTCGATAAAAGCCAATGAAGAAGCAAAGATAAACAACAATAGTAAACTGTCTAAGTCTACTCAAATGTTgttggaaaaaaatt CATTAAAATTACAAGAACTGATCGAAGgaagttataaaaattgtataataaaaagtgaTAGAGAGCAATATAGGCAGTATGTGCCTAGAATGTTATGGGGAAACccatgtaaatattttcctaCAACACCCCTATTGGAATTTCAAAg ccccgaattatttgaaaaattcaACCTGGAtacactattttttatattctacTATCAACCA GGAACTTATCAGCAGCATTTAGCTTCGAAAGAGttgaaaaagaaatcaTGGAAATATCACAAAAAGTACACAACTTGGTTTTTCCCTTATGGAAATACTATCCGAATTTCAAATGATAAATCAGAGAAAGgaacatatttttcatttgattATGAAACAA CGTGGTCCAATCAACTgaaagaaaattttttatttgagcATATATATCTCGAAAATGAGACATCCATATAA
- a CDS encoding conserved Plasmodium protein, unknown function (tmhmm; query 1-229; ~;query 67-78; ~;query 139-158; ~;query 44-66; ~;query 79-101; ~;query 116-138; ~;query 159-181; ~;query 1-43; ~;query 102-115; ~;query 182-228), whose protein sequence is MPDNLELLHFYNIYNDRRNKWKIGINKLNFNIENYKNIKTKIFLYVLWSILLFIYFFELLLNLLFVIYIQNINIIVKTIFIFSIFEIITVILLTSQSIYGYSYDSSIILQKSSQSFFILSIWCFFKLLFYTILTILLSVFSNSNITLNTQFIYFSNKTLYFNSLMKIIITITAVKFVLTFFTGQKINYVFSCIRTSTILKSKIRKDLEKKSFLFEDQTYGTFTMDFNA, encoded by the exons ATGCCTGATAATTTGGAGCTACTACATTTTTACAACATTTACAATGatagaagaaataaatggaaaattgggataaataaattaaattttaatattgaaaattataaaaatataaaaacaaaaatatttctctATGTCTTATGgagtatattattatttatatatttttttgaactattattaaatttattatttgtaatatatatacaaaatataaatataatagttaaaacaatttttatattttcaatatttgaaattataacagttatattattaacaagTCAAAGTATATATGGATATTCCTATGATAGCTCaataatattacaaaaatcatcccaatcattttttattttaagtatttggtgtttttttaaattattattttacactatattaacaattttattatcagtCTTCTCAAATTCAAATATAACCTTAAATAcacaatttatatatttttcaaataaaactttatatttcaattcccttatgaaaataattatcacCATCACTGCCGTCAAATTTGTGCTTACATTTTTCACAG GccaaaaaattaactaCGTCTTTAGCTGTATCAGAACTTCCACCATTTTAAAGAGCAAAATTAGGAAAGACCTTGAGAAAAAatcctttttatttgaagaTCAAACATATGGAACCTTTACCATGGATTTCAATGCCTAA